DNA sequence from the Geobacter sp. AOG2 genome:
CGAAGTTGAGGCCGGCATGGACGATGACGAACGCGTCCAGCAGCACGTAATAAGGGAGGGAATGGAGGAGGTGCAGGTAGTTATGGGGGATGTCCCCCGGCCCGTCGGCCTGAAAACTCTCCATGGTGGTCAGGCCGCCGTTGGAGGTCCACATGTCCATGGCCGACCGGTTGTAGGGGGCGCGCAGGCACATTTCTTCATGGTTGCCCCGCACCGATACGACCTTGAAACCGGCGGCCGTCAACTGGAAGATAAAGTCCAGGACCCCTTTGCTGTCCGGTCCCCGGTCGATCAGGTCCCCCAACAGGTAGAGGGTGTCGCCGGGGGCCAGGCGGATCACCTGGGTGACCAGTTGGCGCAGGGTGCGGGCGCAGCCGTGTATGTCGCCAATAACAAAGGTTCTGGGGCTCATGGCGTTAGGCTCCTATGAGGTTGTTGAAAAGTTCAGGTCGTTCAAAAATAGTCAGATCGTCGCACCCGCAGTATAATCGCTACCGGTGATTATCGGTGACGGAGCGATAGCGTAGTCATCCCGTTTAGCGGG
Encoded proteins:
- a CDS encoding metallophosphoesterase family protein, giving the protein MSPRTFVIGDIHGCARTLRQLVTQVIRLAPGDTLYLLGDLIDRGPDSKGVLDFIFQLTAAGFKVVSVRGNHEEMCLRAPYNRSAMDMWTSNGGLTTMESFQADGPGDIPHNYLHLLHSLPYYVLLDAFVIVHAGLNFDLDPPFDPFDDTGAMLWTRSDLVERQRIGGRRLICGHTMVTRQRLEASLHSDKIMLDNGCVTARWPDMGYLVALELNSMQLFFQQNIDL